In Salvelinus alpinus chromosome 20, SLU_Salpinus.1, whole genome shotgun sequence, a genomic segment contains:
- the inhbb gene encoding inhibin beta B chain, which produces MKIYNLTLACLMACILSICCTLGTTGTGTTGAETQTVTQESCASCGLPEASERVDIDLLEAVKRHILNRLQMRERPNITHPIPKAAMVTALRRLHAGKLREDGRVEIPNLDGQAAYSNEVQETSEIISFAESDELTSSQVSKSSLYFLISSEGNQNLYVSQANLWLYFRLLPTGSEKGPRRKVTVKIHYKEAGTGTAGGAGGGTGPGGGGRWTLVEKRVDLKRSGWHTFPLSEAVRAVFGKGGRRQDLEVHCEGCEASNVVPILVDTADPSHRPFLVVRARQVEGKHRIRKRGLECDGSSGGLCCRQQFYIDFRLIGWNDWIIAPAGYYGNYCEGSCPAYMAGVPGSASSFHTAVVNQYRMRGMSPGSVNSCCIPTKLSTMSMLYFDDEYNIVKRDVPNMIVEECGCA; this is translated from the exons ATGAAAATATATAATCTCACATTGGCTTGTTTAATGGCTTGCATACTTTCCATCTGCTGTACTTTGGGCACAACGGGTACGGGCACAACTGGGGCAGAGACTCAAACCGTGACCCAGGAGTCGTGCGCTTCGTGCGGGTTGCCGGAGGCGTCAGAACGGGTGGATATAGACTTATTGGAAGCAGTTAAGAGGCACATCTTGAACAGGTTACAAATGAGAGAAAGACCCAACATCACACATCCTATTCCGAAAGCGGCGATGGTGACAGCGCTGAGGCGGCTTCACGCAGGTAAACTACGAGAAGACGGAAGGGTTGAGATCCCTAACCTTGATGGACAGGCTGCCTACAGTAACGAGGTGCAAGAGACGTCGGAGATAATCAGCTTCGCAGAATCAG ATGAGCTGACTTCATCTCAAGTATCTAAGTCCAGCCTCTACTTCCTCATCTCCAGTGAAGGGAACCAGAACCTGTACGTGTCTCAGGCCAACCTGTGGCTCTACTTCAGGCTGCTGCCCACCGGCTCCGAGAAAGGGCCTCGACGAAAAGTCACAGTGAAGATCCACTACAaggaggcagggactgggactgcAGGTGGAGCCGGGGGGGGAACAGGGCCAGGGGGAGGAGGTCGGTGGACCCTGGTGGAGAAGCGCGTGGACCTTAAGCGCAGCGGCTGGCACACATTCCCCCTGTCAGAGGCCGTGAGGGCCGTGTTTGGTAAGGGTGGCCGGCGGCAGGACCTTGAGGTGCACTGCGAGGGCTGTGAGGCGTCCAACGTGGTTCCTATCTTAGTCGACACAGCAGACCCTTCACACAGGCCCTTCCTGGTGGTCCGGGCGCGGCAGGTGGAAGGGAAGCACCGCATCAGGAAGAGGGGCCTGGAGTGTGACGGGAGCAGTGGAGGCCTGTGTTGCAGACAGCAGTTCTACATTGACTTCCGCCTCATTGGCTGGAACGACTGGATCATCGCACCTGCGGGTTACTATGGTAACTACTGCGAGGGGAGCTGCCCGGCGTACATGGCAGGGGTACCGGGGTCAGCGTCGTCGTTCCACACGGCAGTGGTCAACCAGTACCGGATGAGGGGCATGAGCCCCGGCTCGGTCAACTCCTGTTGTATCCCCACCAAGCTCAGCACCATGTCTATGCTGTACTTCGACGATGAGTACAACATAGTAAAACGAGATGTGCCCAATATGATAGTGGAAGAGTGTGGCTGTGCCTGA